A stretch of DNA from Anaeromicrobium sediminis:
GCTAAAGCTATTAAAGTTGTAATATATGGAATCATCTTGTATACATTATTTGGAATACCAATATTATTTAAGAATGCAATTCCTGAATAAGACGCAGCCAAAGTCTTCATAAATCCAAAGAACAATGACTCATTTAAACATTCCTTTCAAGTCTGTCTTCTTTTTATCTTCTCTATTCTAACACAAAAGACCCTTTCTAAAAAAGGGTCTTAGATTCTTTGAAAATCCTTTAATTATTATAGTCCATTTCTTCTAAATACTTGGTTCAGCCATCACTTTCACCTTATCATTTTTTATTTTGTAATAGATATTAGCTCCATCATATACAGATTTTCCACTGGCATTTTCAATAAGTACTTTCTTATTTAAAGTCTTTAAGTCTCTTTCCTTAATCTGTGTATCAATATTGTAAATTATTTGGCCTTTCTCTTCATATATGATGTTTATGTCCATTCCTTCATCTATATGAACTCTACCATAATGGTTTAAATTGTATCTTGTTAATATCTTCTTATTTTCTGTAGAAGCAGATATTATATATGCCTCATCATTAGATACTTTTAATAGTTTTTCTATATCATATAAAAGCGCGGTCTTCCCTTGAGTTTTCATATTTATACTGTATAGTATATCTCCTTCGTTTACAATTAGTTGCTCTCCTGCTAAATCCCACTCTTTTATATTCTCCTATTTGATGTTGATTATTACTAAAATCCATCCTATATATAATTCCATTTTTAGCATAACAAATATAATCATCTTTAATCATAAATTTCTCTGGTTCTTTTATTGGAAGTTTACGAAGTTCATTAATCACTGTATCAAAACACATCAACTTATTTTCAGAGTAGTTATCCAACTCTAAAAAAAGTATTTTAGTTCCATATAAGACAGCTTCATCCACTTCATCACTTAATAAAATTTTTCTATGAGATCCATCTATAGTACTTACATAAATGTCATCATCTAAATTTACGTAATAGATTTTATTATCTTGAATGCCTATTATATCTTGAAAGTCATCTACAAATCTATTTTCTCCCTTTGATATATTATAAATAAACAATTTATCTTTATTAGTGTATATTATATACGGAAAATAACATGTATGTATTTTTTCAATATTAGCAGATATTGTCTTCATTTCCTTAGTTTCATAATTATAAACTTCTCCTATATTTGTATCTTCTTGTTTGATAACGGTCAATTTATCATCTATTATACCTACTATAGAATGTTTATTATTATCATACAAACATCCCCTATAACTATGTTTATCATAACGTTCTACATAGTCCTTAGCTACTATGTAGGTACTATCATCTTCTATATATATTTGACTTTTAGATACAGAATCCAAATCAAATTCTATTTCAATATTTTTACTTTTTAAGTTGTACTCATATTGTTTTCTGTCTTTTATATAATAAACATACTCTTGATCAATATTCAAACTATCTATAGATTTCACATATGTATCGTCTAACAATAAAGTTTTTTCCAAACTGTCTAAATCTACTTTATACAGGCTATACCTATCATCATCAAATATATATAGAGAATTATCTTTTATCATATGAAAAGTTACATGTTTATCTTCAAAAATTACTTTTTCCTCTTTTGATTTTAGATTTTTCCTAATTAAAGCATTTCTTTCTTCGTCATAATAGAATAGATTGTTATTTTTTATGCTCATAGAAGTAATATAACCTCTTTGGACTAACTCAACCGCTGAGACTAAAGGGCCATACCTATATACTCCTGGTTGCTGGTATTCACCTGTGTTTTTTAAACAAAACTCTTTTAAAAAATATATATAATTACCTTCCTTTAACATATTCCATATGGGAAAATCTAAAATCCTTGTACTTTTGCCATCATGAATTGTATAAAGATTATAATTATCATTGTGATTTATGTAATAAATTTCCCCATTTACTTTGGCTACTGGATTTTCATATAAGCTAAAATCCACGTGCCCAATTCCATAGGCTATAGTACTACTTCCTATCACTAACCAAATAACTAATCCCATTAATAACTTGATCCTTTTCATCATGTTTATCCTCTCATTCCAATTTATGTCAAACTACCATATTCTTGAAATATCCTCATATCCTTTATTTATCCAAATTGTTACAAAGAATATTTTTCATTTTCAATAGTAGGGCTTCCTACTACTAGGATATGATAATAAAAAGCTCAGAAGGGAGGTAAGCACACGATACTATTAAAAAACTAATACAGAAAAATATTATAGAGATTAGCGGTAACATATACGAAATATATAGTCTAGCAATGAATATTTAATTCTAAACAGCTACTATTTTTTCCCTTTGTTTATTTAATGCTTTCTCCACTATTCTTCTCAATCTTTCAAGTATTTGAAGATTTTCATCCAAGCTTAATCCATCTACACTCAGGGTAGGTTTTTTAGTACATCCATCTACCCCTCCTGCTCTTAACATACTTTCTAACAGCAATATTTCCGTTATTGAATCATGTAATAACATGGTATGAGAAAGTATTGAAAGAGCTGCCACTAAGGCATGACCCCCCCAATTTGATACTCCTGCTACTATTAGATAATCAGTAGCAGTATTGGCACATATTTGGCCACCTTTATTTACTGAATTTACAACAAAAGACGTAACTTTGCCCATTCCAACTTCATTTCCACCATCTCCAACGGCCAATGTTGTTATTCCAAGTTCCTTTGATTTTTCAAATAATATATCTGTATTTGGAACTAAATCACTAAGGTCTTCTCCTCTCATGGAATAGCAACATCCATCCATTGCTCTTCCAGGCCTTTCTATTCCTACTATATGAGATGGATTATATTTTATTAATAGATCATTGCAAAACTCTTCTGCGTTATTATATGGAACCACTTCTATAGGAGTTTTCATATGCTTTACCATACAGCAATTATACAGCATCTCTTTAGAATATTTGTCTGTTACAAGTACTACTTTTTTACCTAGATTTTCTAATGCACTGGCCAATGATATTGCTCCAATAGGACCGTCCGTTTCCCCAGTAAGGGTATCTCTGATAACAAATCCAGTCACAATGAAAACTGTGGAACTTTTTAAAAGGTCTTTTACCCCTTTTTTAAATTCTCCTGGTAAGTTGATTCTATCCATACCTCTTTCATCTAAATTTTTCCTAATTATATTTTCTATTTCTATAAAATATTTTTCATCCATATGATTTCAACTCCCTATATTCAAATATTATCCCTTTTCTGTAAAAAACGTTCTTCAAAATCACAATTAAAATGAACACAAAAGACTATTTATGCCTATCTAATTTACAAAACTGCCAACTCATGATTTTTTATATCTGTTATAAACATATGTCCAGGTGCATGGGTTATCATTATTTCAGGCTTTACTTTCATTGCAACAGCTTGAGGAGTAACTCCACATGCCCAAAATACTGGAATTTCATTATCTTTTATTTCCACAGAATCACCAAAATCAGGTTTATAAATATCATTTATCCCTATTAGTTTTGGATTTCCCATGTGTATGGGTGCTCCATGTACACCTGGATATCTAGAGGTTATCTGTACTACTTTAGATACTTTATCCAATGGTATAGGCCTCATACTTACTACTGTTGGTCCTGAAAATATACCTGCTGGCTTACACTCAATATTTGTAATATACATTGGTACATTACTTTTATTTGTTATATGCCTAACTTCTATTCCTTCATCTATAAGGGCTGACTCAAATGTAAAACTACATCCTAATATGAAGGAAATAAAGTCATCTCTCCAAATAGATTTTAACTCTCCATATTCTCCTTGAAGTTTTCCTTTCTCATATACTCTATATTTTGGAATATCTGTACTTATATCTGATCCGGTCGCAATGGTTTTTAGCTCCTTGCATCCCTCATTTGTAACTTCTAATAAGGGACATGATTTAGGATTCCTTTGAGCAAACAATAAAAAATCGTAAGCAAGCTTTTTAGGAAGAGTTACCAAATTCCCTTGTACATATCCTCTACACATACCAGATGTGGGCCCTTGTATTTCACCTTTTCGTATCATTTTTCTCACTTCAAAGGGTTTAGAAAAAGATAAATCTCTCATGACTTTATTCTCCTTTCATATGCAATCCAAATATATTTTAATTACTTTAATTTAATATATCTTCGCAAAAATGCAAAAAAACCCAGCTAAACTATACGTTAACTGGGTCTTATTTATAATTATATATAGAGGATAATCCATATACTAATAAACAAAACTTAATATTAAATTTTTATTCAAATACATTTATTATACTTATATAATACCCTATTTTGTTAAATATTTCAATTATTTTTAATCATCATATATTTATTTCGAGCATCCTTTACAGATGCTATTACGGCCTTTTGAGCCATTCCATAAAATCTATCTCGTATCTCTTGTATGATTTGATCTATATCATCTACAAGATTGTAATCTATAAGAATAGATCTTATAAAATCACTCGTAACATCTTTTACCATATTACATGTTGTATCAATTATTTTCCCACTGTCCCTATCCAATATAATTCCTGTAAAAAAAATTTCATACACGGCTGAAATTGGATCATTTTTACTTATCTTTGCAGTTCCTAAAATATAGATTGTATTTTTCTCGTAAATCAAGTATATTCCCCCTCTTATTGCAAATAGCCTAGTTATTTTACTACATTTTTACAATCTTCTTTCATGAACTATTCTATAGAAAATAAAAAATTCCTTTCTTGTTTATGGTAGTTATACTAGAAAAAAATTAATTAAATTCTTTAATAAGGATAAGTATATGAGGTAAAAAACTATAACTAAAAAGGGGTTACATTAACTTATTTAATGTATCTGCAGATTCTTCATAATCCTTTAACACATGGTTTAATATGGACTTAGTTTTAACATCAACGTTCTCTTTTAAATTATTCCTTACAAAATCTACTCCCATATAAATGCCATCTATAGCAGCTTTTACAGCCTCTTTGTCACTTTTATTACGAACTTCCATTTTCAATTTCATATCTCCATAGACACCTTTTAATCCTAAAGTCTCATCTGGCATCTCGCCCATATCTTGTATATGTCTAGCTAAATCAGATATATTTTGCCGATGCTTTTGTTGTATATTTTGAAATGTGCTTTTTACCATTTTATCTTGAACTTCATCGATTAGTACATTAAAGGACTCCACAGCCATATGTTCTCCTTCTAGTACTTTATTTAATGTCTTAACATTCTTATTCATTGGTAACTCTCCTTCACAATATATTTAAACTATTATGAAGCTAGTATATGCAAATTATACATTTTTTAATTCGTGGCCACAGACTCCTGCTTTATATGATTTAACAAATAAATGAAATATGTCATTTACCCTTTGGGCTTCTACACTTTCATTATTCATTTTAAGAAGTTCTATACAAGCTTCTATGGTGCATAAGGACTCTATGCCACGCCTTAAATCATATTCTGTCTTTAATTTTCCCTCTAAGGGTAATATAGGTAGCTTATCTAGGTAATAGCTTTTTCTTAATATTCTTCTAGCCTCTTTCCAAGTTCCATCTATCAATATGAAAAGAGGTATTTTTTCTGACCTATTAAAGGATTTTTTTCTTTTTTCAAGTTCTTCATTATATATAGGAAATACTATATATGGGTCATATTTAGGATTATCTATCATATGTATAAGTTCCTTTGGCTCTCCAGTTCTCTCCCATATTAATATTTTAGTTTTATCTTCGTTTAAAAGTTTTAATAATCTGGCCGTATTAGATGGCTTTTTTACTTCCCTTAAGGTAGAGAGTATTACAAACTCTGCCTCTGTATTTATTTTTTCATATTTATCACAAATACATGTTACTAATGGTAGTCCACAATTATTACAACTTTTATATTTACTAGTTATTTCTTTTACTTTGAATTTTTCTTCCATATTGCCTCCAATAATGTTATATATACTTACCAATACTAGTATACACTTTTCTTATAATCTCTATCAATCCCTACAAATGACCACTGTCTTTTATTCTATTAAAAAAAGATAGAAATGAATATTTTCTATCTTCTTTAATACTTTTTATTTATAAAAACATATGTATGAAATTTCTTCTTTAACATTAACTTGGAACTTTTCATTTGCTTCTACTATGAATGTTTCATTCTCTTTAAAATCCTTCCATTGATCTGTACCTGGAAGCTTTACTAACATTTTACCACTAGTTACAGTCATAAATTCCTTTTGACTTGTTCCAAACTCATATTCACCTACAGCCATAACTCCTATAGTAGCTGGTCCCTTCTCTGGATTAAAACCAATAGACATTACTTCACCTTCAAAATATTCATTTGTTTTAAACATTTTTACCCCTCCTAAGTTTTATATATTTTCTTTTTTTCACATAACCAAATTATACAAGCTTTTTTTGCCAGTGTCCATGTTTTAATTTCATTTTTGTAAATTTTATTTACATTCGTGAAATTTATTCTTTTGTGATACGAGTAGCCCTATAAGAAAAGGTATGATACAATATTTAAGCCGTTGTTTAATTAAAAAACTTAGAAACGAGGTATTTTACATGAGATTATTGAAGAAAATGATACACCAGGATATAGCAGAAATAAAAGGGAATATATATGAAAGAAAAGCAGCACGTGGAATTATATTAAAGGGTGAAGATATTTTACTTTTATATACAAAGAGATACAACGATTATAGTTTTCCAGGTGGTGGAGTAGATTTAGAAGAAAATTTGATTGAAGGTTTAAAGAGAGAATTAGAAGAAGAAACAGGGGCTAAGAATATTAAAGTAATTGACGAATACGGATTACTAGATGAGTATAGAAGCTGTTACTACGAAGGTTATGACTTAATGCACATGACTTCTTATTTCTATGTATGTGACATAGATGATGAACTAGGAGAAACTCATCTAGAAGATTATGAGATTTCTAATGGTATGGATGCTAGATGGGTAAACATTCATGATGCCATAGCTCACAACAAAAAAGTCATTGATTCAAAAGAAGATAGCATGGGCCTTTCCATTGAGCGTGAAACCTTTGTATTAGAATTAGTAGCTAAAGAATTAATAAAAAAGAAATAATACCTTTTATAATTCCATTAGAGGTTATACTAAGATTTAGAAACCTATAAAGGCTAAAATCCATTCATAAATAAAGCCTCCATAGGTTTCTAAGTTTTAAAATTAATCAATATTTAAATTTATACTATATAAATTTAGGTAATACTTTTAGATACTTCAAGTAACGTCTTAAAGTATAAGTCTTCTCTTCAAAATATTTAACACCCTTTTCTATTTCTATAGGTGACATTTTAGGATGTTTATAGACTGTATGTCTACCATCATACTTTGACCAATCTCTCGTAATTAACCGTCCGTCTTTTTCCATTGTCTCAAATAACTTAGTTCCTGGAAAAGGAATAGCTATAACAGAATGGCACACATCTAACTCTATCTCATCTACAAATTTTAAAACCTCATGAAAAATAGTTTCATCATGTTCATCAAATCCAAATAACATGGCCGAATCTACAGCAATTCCATACTGGTGGAATTTCTTTATATATTCTTTTACTCTCTCTCTACTAACAAAGCCTTTTCCCACATTTTTCAATGCATCATTGGATGGCGTCTCTATTCCAACGAGTAAATATGTTAATCCACTTTCAGCAGCCAATTTTAAAAGTTCATCATCTTCTGCAAGTAAAATTGTAGTTTCTCCTACCCATTTTATTTTCAGTGGAATTAAGGCCTTAAATAATTTCTTGGCATACTCCCTGTCAGAAGTTAAATTATCTGAGTGTAATTCAACTATAGATGCTCCAGAGTTTTTGATTTCTTCTACAATAGCCTCAACTGGTCGATACCTAATATTACCAAAGAATGGATGAACTGCACAAAATGCACATCTATTATTGCAGCCTCTTGAAACTAATACAGACCAAACTCCCTTATATACAGATTTATCTATTATGTTTGTGGGATAAGACTTAAGTACCGACATATCAACTGGTGTTTCACGTTCATATATAGTTTTTAATGTACCTCTTTTATAATCCTCTAGTAGTTCTTCCCAGATTCCCTCTGCCTCTCCTACAATAACAACATCTCCATATTGAATTGCTTCTTCTTTATTAAAAGTTGGGTGTAACCCTCCTAATACAACTATTTTATCTCTTTTTCTAAATTCAAAGGCAAGTTCATATGCCCTTATAGCATCTGGAGTAGACATAAATATTCCAATTATTTCAGCATTAGTTTCAAAATTCACTTTCATATCCATAGTCTCATCTACCATTTCAATATGAACATCACTAGGAGTGCAAGCTGCTACTGAGAAAATATTCTGAGGGGGTGCCCCCATATATTTCTTGTATTTCTTAAATTCACTTTCAGCTGAAGCCTTGATTAAACATACTTTCATTACTGTATCACCTCATTATTTAATTCTAAAAACATTAGTTTTGACCTTGCGTTCTATTCATGACATATCTTTTCTGTTACGTAATATGTTCAACTGATCAAAGTCTTTTTCAAGTTTTACCTTTTGTTCTGGTGTAAGTATTTTTCCTAGAGATGTGATCATTTCATCAAAAGGAAGTAACACCTTAAGCGTTTTTTCTGAAATCCAATAATCATCAACAATACTGTAGAATTCCTCAATTAATTTTTCTGCATCAGTATATTCTCCATCTGTAAATGCCCTGTCAATCTCTTCAAAAATATTTCTAGCCCTTTTTTCATCTTCTTCATTTAACTTAAAAGGTAAAATTTCAAGATAATTTTCAAAGGAATATTTATAACTTGTAGAATGTGTTAATTTAGGTAAGGCAACAGTCTTAATGCTATTTTTCTTAGGTACTTCATTGGCAAAAGCAGTATTCCCTAACAATAAGGAACAACTTAATATTACAGTAATAATTTTTTTTAATGTTTTATTCATAAAAATCCTCTCCTTGCATCGTGTATTTATGTAAGTTCATTATAAAGATTAGAGTAACTCCAATGTCAATATGAAAAATTCCATGTTGACCCTAGTGCTTCTCTAAGGTATATAATAGAATTGTAATTCAAACGTAAAAGGAGAATAATTATGCAAGTTACTTTGATAAAAGCTTCTGCTGACTCTGAATTTAAGAAGTATAAAGCTAGTATGGGCGGACCTCCTCAGAATATTTTTTCTGTTGCGGCAACTACTCCAGAAAACATTCAAGTTGAATTAATTGATGAGACAGTAGGGATGAAAGTTAAATACAATACAAAATCAGAAATCATTGGAATATTCATGTCCACTCCAGATGCCATAAGGGCATATGAAATTGCAGATAAATTTAGAAAGAAAGGTAAAGTAGTTGTTTTAGGTGGTCTTCACCCAACATTTTTACCAGATGAATCTCTGTTACATGCTGATGCAATAATACGTGGAGAAGCTGAAGGCTGTTGGGAACAAATTATTAAAGATGTAGAAAACAATGTACTTCAAAAGCAATATAAACAGGATGAGCCCTTTGATTTATCAAAACTGAATCCTTATCCAACTAATATCGTAAATATGAGCTGGTATGGTAACATTTGGTCAGTTGTAGTTGGCAGAGGATGTAATCATGGTTGTAGATACTGTGTTGTAAATCCTTTTTTTAAGAGTTGTAGATTTAGACCTATTGAACATGTAATTGCTGAAATCAAACAATGTGGCGCAAAGCTAATTGAACTACATGCAGATAATCTAATAGCTAATCGAGATTATGCAATTAGTCTCTTTAAAGCAATGGAACCTCTAAACATTCAGTGGATGGGGGAAGCAACTATAATGATTGCTGAAGATGACGAATTACTAGACTGGGCTGTTAGAAGTGGTTTAAAATATATGCTAATAGGTATAGAAACCCCTTCTAAAGAAGCTCTGGAGTCTGTTGGCAAAGGTTTTATAGATGTGGATAATGTTAAAAAGTACGTTAAAAAACTTCAGTCTAAAGGTATCCAATTAGATGCAAGCTTCTTATTTGGATTTGATGCCCATAAAAAGAATATCTTTCAAAGAACTCTAGATTACGCAAAGGAAGTTGGAGTCGATGAATGTCATGGTGTTATAATGACTCCATTTCCAGGCACTCCACTTTATAGACAGATGAAAAAAAAGGGGCGAATTAATACAGAAGACTGGTCAAAATATGATTGTACTCACGCAGTATTTGATCCAATTGGTATGACTCCAAAGGAACTGGAGGATGGTACTTGGTGGTTTGATGTGGAGTTTCACAAGTGGCAAAAGAAAAATAAAAAAGTTCCCAAACCTCCTGTCATTCCTCCTCCAAGTCCTAATAGATCAACAAATTCTTCCCAAAGTAGTGATAGCCTTGGATCTGTAAGAAGTATGGCATTTACAAATCCATCTGATTTTAAATGGAGAACATTTTTAGCTCTGGGATTAATCGCTACAAGTTTATTCATGAACTGGAATTGGATTTGGTCTGTATTTTTCTTATACTGGGCCATTTTAGATATTAAATCTGGTTATACTTTCAGTGTTGAACCTATAAGTAGAAATGAAAATCCGATTTTATACTGGCTTATTATTATTCTGTGGCTTGGATTAGCAATATATTCCATATATGATGTAGTTATAAATCTTTATGTAGATTGGTTTTACCTAAATTTATAAATTTCATCTAAGAAATTTATTCACAAAAATAACCCTAGAAATATATCCAGGGTTATTTTTTATTTTTTTCCTCTATAGGTATCCATATTTCAGCAACATATTCACTTTTATGATCCCCATCACATAAGTTTATAATAGACCTTTCAACTGCATCCCCAGCTATATTAAATCCATTTTTATCTATCCAACTCATCATATTTATATATTTACTATAGATATCACTGTAGTCTCCTTTGTAAATAGAAAATGCACAAGACCTACTAGGAAAATACTCTAGTTTCACATTTTTAGATTTACATTCATATTCTGAGATCATTCCATATCGATAGGTACCTCCATATTGAAAAAAATTCTCTTTACATGTAATCATTGTAAATCTCGATACAGATGTCCATTCACTATCAATTCCTTTATTTAACTCCAAAATCTTATTATAATCAAAATCTTCTTCCTGGCCATTCCACGGAACAGTTACAGCCCACATTTTAGGACATGTCTTTATAGAAATCTTATTAATATCATCATCTAACTTTGTAAGTTGATATTTCAAGTCACTTATACTTTCTTTTAATGCCCTTAAATACTCCATCTTATTTTGTATTTTTTCTTCTTGTGTTCCTAACAAATCTATGAGTTTAGACGTATCTTTTCTATGTAATGTATCTTTTATTCCTTCTAACGAAACATCTAAGCCTTTCAATAAAAGAATCATATATATTAGATCAAATTGTTCTCTACTATAATATCTATAATTATTCTCTTCATTCTTCCTAGGCTTGAGTAATCCTATTTTATCGTAGTACCTAAGGGTGTCTGTGGAAATATTAAATATACTAGCAACTTCCCCTATTAAATAATATTCTTTCATTCATTTTCTCCTTATTATTTATTAGTATCATTTTTTAGTTAACTCTAGAAATAGCTAAATTTCTATTGCTAGGCTAATATTACCACAATATTTTTTCAAATAAAATCCTTTAATACATAATCCTCATTAAATTAGTATATAAAAAAAGAAGAGAATAACTAATTCTTTCTCTTCTTTACATATATGTCATCTTATATTAATAATATACTTTTTATCCTCCAAGGGTTATATCTTGCGTATTATACCAATTTAGAGCATCATAAAAATGTTCTTCCTTAAAATCTGGCCAATAATCATCTACTACGTAAAAATCTGCATAAATAGACTGGACAGGTAAAAAACCACTAAGACGTCTTCTTCCTCCCCATCTTATTATTAGATCCAATCTAGATACATCATTAGAATAAATATGATCTATAATTTTTTTATTGCTACTATCACTATTTTTTAAATAATTTAAGTCCCATTTCCAACCATAGTTAACTAAAAAATTAACTTTAATTCCTCCATTACCCAAGTTTTGCCTTGTAGTATAAGGCATTAATTCTTGTGGAAACATGGGTGACTCTGTATTTCCCACCACAAGCAGTGATGCATTTTCCTTTGATAGTTTCTTTACTGCATTTACACAGGCATCCGTAAAGGCAAGTCTTTGTTCTTTAGGTCTCTTAGTATTATCTGTGGTAAATCCATAATAGGTTATTTCCTTTATCCCTACCTTTTCACAAAGCTTAAATACTTCTACTCCCACATCTAGACCTTCATCATATCCCTTTTCCTTTGTCATCCCTTTAGACGTGGCCCATCTTCTATTTCCATCAGGGATTACCCCTATATGATCTGGTATTCTCATCTATATCACCTCTATATTCTTCTTTCATTCTTCTATTATTGACATAGATTCAAGAGGTAATACTATATAATTACATTCTTTTAAAAATTATTCTTCCTTAAGTAGCTTATTTTTTATGCCTATTAATTTCCTTATATGATATTGCTCTATATCCTCATTCATACCCTCCTTAATGGAATTTAGAATGAATATATGGCTATATACACTCCTAAATAGAGTTAAGTGTTCCATATATAATTTAATGTCTAGATTATGCCTTTCACTATTTATCTCCTTATGATAAAACTGTATTACAGTTCTAAATTCATGCATTTTCAATCTGAATCTCTCTAAATTTTTTATCCTTTTAAATTCACCATTATCATAAATATTATCTTTTATAAAATCTATTAATTCTTCATTCAATCCAGTTAATTTTTCAAAAGGATTTGGTGGCTTTATATGATAATTCACAATCATTGCTATTATAATTCCTATGAATGTCTCTAGTAACCTATGTATTACATGGGTAGTTGGATCAAAATTTTGTACTACATTTACTCTAAAACTTATAACTAAAAACACTACACATGCTATGGATATTAAATCACTTTTTTCAAGGAAATTACATAGATATATTATTCCTACAATCCCAAAGGGAATTGCATATATATTCTCTGGCATGAACAATAGATATATTAAGGAAAAAACTCCTCCTATTACAGTTCCTATCCCCCTTTTTATAGCCATTTCTGACGATCCTATTATGGAACTTTGAATGCATAAAAAGGCAGTCCAGGTAGCATAAAAGGGTGCTTCAAAGCCCAATACATTACTTACAACCATGGCCAATATGGTTGCTATAAAAGTCTTTATACTTCTCATACCTATTTTAGGTAGCTTAAATTTTTTACTCACAAATAATACCTCTCTTAATTAACTATCTTTTCATATTTTCCATGAATCATATAGTATATATACCACTTTATACAAATTCTATTCTGCCATTATATGTTATAATATCTTAAAATCTCAAATTATACTTTAGGATGGTGAATATAGTGAACAGCAATAATATGCAAACTTTCCCGTGGGGGCATATAGAATGGTTTATAAATGAATCCATGTTAAATGTGGCAATTACTACTATTTTACCTGGGCAAAAACAAGCCCCCCATATCCATTATGGCAATGAGCAGTTCATTTACGTCCTGTCAGGTTCAGGGAAACAGTTCATAGATAATGAATATAGCAAAAAAGAACCTGGTATGATGTTTCATATTAAGGCTGGATCATGTCACGAAACTATAAATACTAGCACTGAGCCCTTAGTAGAGTTATTAGTGTCTGTTCCCATAAACTATGAGTATGATTTTTTCACAGAAGACAAACCAAGTTCCTTTTATCCTATAGATAATGTTAGTAAAAAGATTAATCTGGATGAGGATATGGAATATATATATGATAAATTAATCAAACCTTTAAATATTCCCATATGTATATTTGACA
This window harbors:
- a CDS encoding B12-binding domain-containing radical SAM protein, which encodes MKVCLIKASAESEFKKYKKYMGAPPQNIFSVAACTPSDVHIEMVDETMDMKVNFETNAEIIGIFMSTPDAIRAYELAFEFRKRDKIVVLGGLHPTFNKEEAIQYGDVVIVGEAEGIWEELLEDYKRGTLKTIYERETPVDMSVLKSYPTNIIDKSVYKGVWSVLVSRGCNNRCAFCAVHPFFGNIRYRPVEAIVEEIKNSGASIVELHSDNLTSDREYAKKLFKALIPLKIKWVGETTILLAEDDELLKLAAESGLTYLLVGIETPSNDALKNVGKGFVSRERVKEYIKKFHQYGIAVDSAMLFGFDEHDETIFHEVLKFVDEIELDVCHSVIAIPFPGTKLFETMEKDGRLITRDWSKYDGRHTVYKHPKMSPIEIEKGVKYFEEKTYTLRRYLKYLKVLPKFI
- a CDS encoding B12-binding domain-containing radical SAM protein, whose product is MQVTLIKASADSEFKKYKASMGGPPQNIFSVAATTPENIQVELIDETVGMKVKYNTKSEIIGIFMSTPDAIRAYEIADKFRKKGKVVVLGGLHPTFLPDESLLHADAIIRGEAEGCWEQIIKDVENNVLQKQYKQDEPFDLSKLNPYPTNIVNMSWYGNIWSVVVGRGCNHGCRYCVVNPFFKSCRFRPIEHVIAEIKQCGAKLIELHADNLIANRDYAISLFKAMEPLNIQWMGEATIMIAEDDELLDWAVRSGLKYMLIGIETPSKEALESVGKGFIDVDNVKKYVKKLQSKGIQLDASFLFGFDAHKKNIFQRTLDYAKEVGVDECHGVIMTPFPGTPLYRQMKKKGRINTEDWSKYDCTHAVFDPIGMTPKELEDGTWWFDVEFHKWQKKNKKVPKPPVIPPPSPNRSTNSSQSSDSLGSVRSMAFTNPSDFKWRTFLALGLIATSLFMNWNWIWSVFFLYWAILDIKSGYTFSVEPISRNENPILYWLIIILWLGLAIYSIYDVVINLYVDWFYLNL
- a CDS encoding MerR family transcriptional regulator, whose protein sequence is MKEYYLIGEVASIFNISTDTLRYYDKIGLLKPRKNEENNYRYYSREQFDLIYMILLLKGLDVSLEGIKDTLHRKDTSKLIDLLGTQEEKIQNKMEYLRALKESISDLKYQLTKLDDDINKISIKTCPKMWAVTVPWNGQEEDFDYNKILELNKGIDSEWTSVSRFTMITCKENFFQYGGTYRYGMISEYECKSKNVKLEYFPSRSCAFSIYKGDYSDIYSKYINMMSWIDKNGFNIAGDAVERSIINLCDGDHKSEYVAEIWIPIEEKNKK
- the uppS gene encoding polyprenyl diphosphate synthase, whose product is MRIPDHIGVIPDGNRRWATSKGMTKEKGYDEGLDVGVEVFKLCEKVGIKEITYYGFTTDNTKRPKEQRLAFTDACVNAVKKLSKENASLLVVGNTESPMFPQELMPYTTRQNLGNGGIKVNFLVNYGWKWDLNYLKNSDSSNKKIIDHIYSNDVSRLDLIIRWGGRRRLSGFLPVQSIYADFYVVDDYWPDFKEEHFYDALNWYNTQDITLGG
- a CDS encoding FUSC family protein, translated to MSKKFKLPKIGMRSIKTFIATILAMVVSNVLGFEAPFYATWTAFLCIQSSIIGSSEMAIKRGIGTVIGGVFSLIYLLFMPENIYAIPFGIVGIIYLCNFLEKSDLISIACVVFLVISFRVNVVQNFDPTTHVIHRLLETFIGIIIAMIVNYHIKPPNPFEKLTGLNEELIDFIKDNIYDNGEFKRIKNLERFRLKMHEFRTVIQFYHKEINSERHNLDIKLYMEHLTLFRSVYSHIFILNSIKEGMNEDIEQYHIRKLIGIKNKLLKEE